A genomic window from Peptococcus niger includes:
- the rlmD gene encoding 23S rRNA (uracil(1939)-C(5))-methyltransferase RlmD: MSIEKRETVHITGVSHQGEGVGRLADGRVVFVPGALPEEDVIIGDLAKEKKRLVAPIEEITLAHPERVVPACPVYHACGGCQLQHAAPALQEEIKTRRVQDACERIGHLDLTVLPTLMMADPWRYRNKGIFHVNEAGGEARLGFYGAAGHAFVPATDCLLFSQAVNNLLKDLEKRITATGRAGHIRKVMVRQSFATGEIMLAFITEDQAFRLPKLADSLLADYPNLTSLWHNVLTNPRLATGRAWHHLGGQRSLSDCIGDLQVHLSPASFFQVNNRQAKVLYDQIRHRAALTGRETVLDLYGGIGTIGLYLARDAKSVIGVESIGDATRDARDNARQLGISNASFVTAKAETWLPRQVKDHPAPDLIIVDPPRKGLHDRLIDTLITSKTPTIIYVSCNPATLARDLKTFHKNGYQIHDIQPVDLFPQTAHVETVVLLQKK; the protein is encoded by the coding sequence ATGAGCATAGAAAAACGAGAAACCGTTCATATCACCGGAGTCAGTCACCAGGGGGAAGGGGTTGGCCGCTTGGCAGACGGGCGGGTGGTCTTTGTCCCCGGTGCCCTACCGGAAGAAGACGTCATCATCGGCGACCTTGCCAAAGAAAAAAAGCGCCTGGTTGCGCCCATTGAAGAAATCACCCTGGCCCATCCGGAGCGGGTTGTTCCCGCCTGCCCCGTCTACCATGCCTGCGGGGGCTGCCAGTTGCAGCACGCTGCCCCGGCCTTGCAGGAAGAGATCAAAACCCGCCGCGTTCAAGATGCCTGCGAACGCATCGGCCATTTAGACCTGACCGTCCTGCCAACGCTTATGATGGCAGACCCCTGGCGGTATCGCAATAAAGGAATCTTTCATGTGAATGAAGCAGGCGGAGAGGCCCGGCTGGGCTTTTACGGTGCCGCCGGCCACGCCTTCGTTCCCGCAACCGATTGCCTGCTCTTTTCCCAAGCGGTCAACAACCTGCTGAAAGATTTGGAAAAACGCATTACCGCCACCGGCCGCGCCGGCCACATCCGCAAGGTTATGGTCCGCCAAAGCTTCGCCACCGGAGAGATCATGCTGGCCTTTATTACAGAAGACCAGGCCTTTCGTTTGCCCAAATTAGCAGACAGCCTACTTGCTGACTATCCAAACCTGACCTCCCTATGGCATAACGTCTTGACCAATCCACGCCTGGCCACCGGCCGCGCCTGGCACCATCTCGGCGGTCAAAGGAGCCTTTCAGACTGCATTGGTGACCTACAAGTCCACCTGTCACCGGCCTCCTTCTTTCAGGTGAACAACCGCCAAGCCAAAGTTTTGTACGACCAAATTCGTCATCGTGCCGCCTTAACCGGCAGGGAAACCGTTCTTGACCTCTATGGCGGCATCGGCACCATTGGCCTCTACCTGGCCCGGGACGCCAAAAGCGTCATTGGGGTTGAATCCATCGGCGATGCCACCCGGGATGCCCGTGACAACGCCCGGCAGCTGGGCATTAGCAATGCCAGCTTTGTCACCGCCAAAGCCGAAACCTGGCTGCCCCGTCAAGTCAAAGACCACCCGGCCCCGGACCTCATCATCGTCGATCCTCCCCGCAAAGGCCTCCACGACCGCCTCATCGACACCCTCATCACCAGCAAAACCCCCACCATCATCTACGTCTCCTGCAACCCCGCCACCCTCGCCAGAGACCTAAAAACCTTCCACAAAAACGGCTATCAAATTCACGATATCCAACCGGTAGATCTATTCCCGCAGACAGCGCATGTCGAGACGGTAGTATTGTTACAAAAGAAGTAA